Proteins co-encoded in one Kwoniella shandongensis chromosome 12, complete sequence genomic window:
- a CDS encoding 60S ribosomal protein eL39: protein MPSQKTFIIKQRLAKKARQNRPIPQWFRLKTDNSIQYNAKRRHWRRTKLNL from the exons atg CCTTCCCAAAAgaccttcatcatcaagcaaAGGCTCGCCAAGAAGGCCCGTCAGAACCGACCCATCCCCCAATGGTTCCGTCTCAAGACTGACA ACAGCATCCAA TACAACGCTAAGCGTCGACACTGGCGACGAACCAAGCTCAACCTTTAA